A segment of the Bordetella flabilis genome:
TGCCGGTGGCACGCCCCGCGCAGGTGAACGGTTCCACCGCGCCGGGCGGGACCATGCCGGAGGCTGCTCCGGCCCCCAACGGCGCCGGGCCGGCGGCAACCGCGCCGGTACCGGCCGCGGCAGCGCACCCGGTACCCGCCGCCACGGTGGCCGCCGCCGTCAACGCCGATGCGGCCAACCTGGTCTACGAGCGTTCGCGGCTGAACACGGACCTGACCTTCGAAAATTTCGTCACCGGCAAGGCCAACCAGCTGGCGCGCGCGGCGGCTTTGCAGGTCGCGGAGAACCCGGGCACTTCGTACAACCCGCTGTTCCTGTATGGCGGGGTCGGGCTGGGCAAGACGCACCTGATACACGCCATCGGCAACGCCATGGTTGCGGCCGGTACGGGGGTGCGTGTGCGCTATGTGCATGCCGACCAGTATGTGTCCGACGTCGTGAAGGCCTATCAGCGCAAGGCGTTCGATGACTTCAAACGCTATTACCATTCGCTCGACCTGCTGCTGATCGACGATATCCAGTTCTTTTCGGGCAAGAACCGCACGCAGGAAGAATTCTTCTACGCGTTCGAGGCCATGGTGGCCCAGCGCAAGCAGATCATCATCACCAGCGATACCTATCCCAAGGAATTGGCTGGTATCGACAGCCGGCTGATCTCGCGCTTCGACTCGGGATTGACGGTGGCGATCGAGCCGCCCGAGCTCGAAATGCGCGTGGCCATCCTGCTGCGCAAGGCTGAATCCGAAGGCGTGCCCATGCCGGAGGAAGTGGCCTTCTTCATCGCCAAGCACCTGCGCAGCAATGTGCGGGAACTGGAAGGCGCGCTGCGCAAGGTGCTGGCCTATGCCCGCTTCCATGGCCGTGACGTGGTCACGGTGGACGTGTGCAAGGACGCGCTGAAGGACCTGCTGTCCGTCTCGAACGGGCAGATCACGGTCGAGAACATCCAGAAGACGGTCGCCGACTTCTACAAGATCAAGGTCGCCGACATGTATTCGAAACGGCGTCCCGCGAATATTGCGCTGCCCCGCCAAGTGGCCATGTACCTGGCCAAGGAGCTGACCCAGAAAAGCCTGCCGGAAATCGGAGACCTGTTCGGTGGCCGCGACCACACCACCGTCCTGCACGCCGTGCGCAAGATCTCCGACGCCCGCGGCAAGCTTGCCGAGCTCAACCATACCCTGCACGTGTTGGAACAAACTCTAAAAGGATGAACATGCAACTCGTACAAACCACACGCGATGCATTGCTGAAACCGCTGTCGACTGTGGCGGGCATCGTCGAAAGACGCCATACCTTGCCCATTCTGGCGAACATCCTTATGCGCAAAGAGGCCAACAAGGTTTCGTTCATTGCGACGGACCTGGAAGTGCAGATCACGACGCAAGCCGAGTTCGGTGTCGGAGCCGAAAACGAGTCCATCACGGTGGCGGCGCGCAAGCTGCTCGATATCCTGCGCGCCCTCCCCGATACGGGGGACGTCAAGCTGGCGCTGGCCAGCAACAAGCTCTCGGTGCAGACCGGCAAGAGCCGCTTTGCCCTGCAGACGCTGGCCGCCAGCGAGTTTCCGACCGTGGCGCAGCCCGAGCAGTGGGATGTATCCCTGACGCTGACGCAGAAGAGCCTGCGCCACCTGTTCAATATGGTCTATTTCGCGATGGCCCAGCAGGACATCCGCTATTACCTGAACGGCATGCTGATGGTGTTCGAGCCGGGACGCCTGCGTGCGGTGGCGACGGACGGCCACCGCCTGGCCCATTGTTCCACCGACGTGGAAGGCATTACCGAGCGCCACGAAGTGATCGTGCCGCGCAAGACCGTACTGGAAATGCAGCGCCTGCTGGACGACAGCGACGCACCGGTGTCTGTGGACGTGGCGCCGGGCCAGATCCGCTTCCGCTTCGGTGACGTGGAACTCGTCTCCAAGCTGGTCGAAGGCAAGTTCCCCGACTTCACGCGCGTGATTCCGACGTCCTATACGCGGCATTTCCTGGTCAGCCGCGACGCCTTGCAAGGCAGCCTGCAGCGTGCCGCCATCCTTACCACGGACAAGTTCAAGGGCGTGCGCCTGCAGCTCGCGCAGAACCTCATGAAGATCTCCTCTTCCAACGCCGAGCAGGAAGAAGCGCAGGAAGAACTGGATATCGACTACGGGCACGAGCCCCTGGACGTGGGCTTCAACGTCAGCTATCTGCTGGACGTGCTGGGCAACGTCAAGACGGAAGAAGTGAAATGGTCGGTAATGCCGGACCAGAATGCTTCAGCCCTCATTACCCTGCCTGATGACGAGCAGTTCAAGTACGTCGTGATGCCGATGCGCATCTGACGCCCTGCGCTGGTCGTCCCTCACCGCGGCATCGCTGTACGCCAGCGCCGCGGTCCGGCCGTATTCCGGCCGCCTTATTCGTGCAATCAAAGAGATTTATGTCCGACACTCCGAACACCACTCCCGAGAACGCCGGCTACGGTGCCGATTCGATCAAGATGCTCAAGGGGCTGGAGGCCGTGCGCAAGCGCCCCGGCATGTATATCGGCGATACCTCCGATGGCACCGGCTTGCACCACATGGTCTTTGAGGTGGTCGACAACGCCATCGATGAGGCGCTGGCGGGGTATTGCGACGATATCGTCGTGACGATACACACCGACAACTCGATCTCGGTGACGGACAACGGCCGCGGCATTCCGACGGATATCCATAAGGAAGACGAGTTCGGGCGCAGCGCGGCCGAGATCGTCATGACCGAACTGCACGCAGGCGGCAAGTTCGACCAGAACTCGTACAAGGTGTCGGGCGGCCTGCACGGCGTGGGCGTGTCGTGCGTGAACGCGCTGTCCGAATGGCTGCGCCTGACGATCCGGCGCAACGGCGAAGTCCATGAAATGGAGTTTCGCCAGGGCCAGCGCGTGAATCCGTTGACCGTGACGGGCAAGACCGAAAAGCGCGGCACCGAAGTGCGCTTCCTGGCCGATCCGCAGATCTTCAACCACATCGAGTACCACTACGACATCCTGTCCAAGCGGCTGCGCGAGTTGTCGTTCCTGAACAATGGCGTGAAGATCCGCCTGGTCGACCAGCGCCAGGGCAAGGAAGAGAACTTCGCGTTCTCCGGCGGGGTCAAGGGCTTCGTCGAGTACATGAACCGCAGCAAGACCGTGCTGCATCCCAATGTGTTTTCGGTCAGCACCGAATCCAGCGCGGGCGGCGTACCGGTGACGGTCGACGTCGCCATGCAGTGGAACGACAGCTATTCCGAGAACGTGCTGTGCTTCACCAACAACATCCCGCAGCGCGATGGCGGTACCCACCTGACCGGCCTGCGCGCCGCCATGACGAGGGTGCTGAACAAATACATCGCCGACAACGAACTGGCCAAGAAGGCCAAGGTCGAAACCTCGGGCGATGACATGCGCGAAGGCCTGAACTGCGTGCTGTCGGTCAAGGTGCCGGAACCGAAGTTCAGCAGCCAGACCAAGGACAAGCTGGTATCCAGCGAGGTGCGGCCGGCCGTCGAGGACGCCGTCGCACGCACGCTGGAAACCTGGCTGCTGGAGCATCCCATCGACGCCAAGGCATTGTGCGCCAAGATCGTCGAGGCGGCGCGGGCCCGCGAGGCCGCGCGCAAGGCGCGCGAGATGACGCGCCGCAAGAGCGTGCTGGAAGGCGCCGGCCTGCCCGGCAAGCTGGCGGATTGCCAGGAGAAAGACCCGGCGCTGTGCGAGCTTTACATCGTCGAGGGCGACTCCGCGGGCGGCTCGGCCAAGCAGGGTCGCGACCGCAAGTTCCAGGCGGTGCTGCCCCTGCGGGGCAAGGTACTGAACGTGGAGAAGGCGCGTTTCGACCGCCTTATCGCCAGCGAGCAGATCGCCACCCTGATCACCGCGCTGGGAACCAGCATCGGACCGGATTTCAACGCCGACAAGCTGCGCTATCACCGCCTGATCATCATGACCGACGCCGACGTGGACGGCGCGCACATCCGCACGCTGCTGCTGACGCTGCTGTATCGGCAGATGCCCGAACTGGTGGCGCGCGGGTATGTCTACATCGCGCAACCGCCGCTGTACAAGGTCAAGGTCGGGCGTGACGAGCGCTACCTGAAGGACGACCAGGAAGAAGCCATCTTCATGATGCAGGTGGCCCTGAAGGATGCGGTGCTGGTCCCGGCCGAAGGCGCCGAGCCGATTTCCGGCGACGCGTTGAGCGAGTTGGCGCGCCAGTACACGCTGGCGGACGCGGTCATCGCGCGTGCGTCGCGCATGATCGACGAGGCCGCCCTGTCCGCGATGGCGGAAGGCCTGGAAATCAGGATCGATACGCCCGAGGCCGCGCAGGAGACCGCGCAGCGCCTTGAGCAGGCCCTGTACGATCCGCTGTCGCCGCATGCGGTCAAGGTCTATGCCGAAGTTGACCCCACGACGGAAAAGCAGCGCCTGCTGCTGCACCGGATCCGCCACGGCAATGTGCGTGTCAGCGTGATCGACTCCACCTTCGTGGCGGGCGCGGACTATGGCGTGCTGTCGACGTCTGCCAAGACCTTCCTGGGCCTGATCGGCAAGGGCGCCGTCATCGCGCGTGGCGAGGGCGACAAGCGCAAGGAAGTGCCGGTGAGCGATTTCCGCGAAGCCATGCGCTGGCTGCGCGCCGAAGCGGAACGCAGCGTTTCCAAGCAGCGCTACAAGGGCCTGGGCGAAATGAATCCGGAGCAGTTGTGGGAAACCACGATGGACCCGAAGGTGCGTCGCCTGCTGCGCGTGCAGATCGAGGACGCGATCGCGGCCGACGAGGTCTTCACCACGCTGATGGGTGACGAGGTCGAGCCACGCCGCGCGTTTATCGAAACGCACGCGCTGTCGGCCAGCAACATCGATATCTGATCCCTATCGCGGGCCGGTCGGCCCGGGGTAGCGATACGCCGGGCCTTCGCGTTTTGGCATCGCCAGCGCGTGCGCGCCGGCGGCGATGCCGGCGCCTCATGGGCTTACCGGCGTGGCGGCCGCGACACTGACCGCTTCGATGACGATCATCGGCGTGCCGGTGCTCTTGACCGATTGCAGCCGCCAGCCCGCCGCACCGAGCAAGGCTTCGTATTCCTTCACGGTCCGTTCGCGCCCACCGGCGACCATGACCATCATGTTCATGTCCATCATGGCGCCGAAGCCCGGCTCTCCCGGTTCTCCCAATGCCAGTTCGATCACGGCCACGCGGCCGCCAGGACGAGCGGCGCGGCGGCAGTTTTCCAGGATGCGGATGCAGTCGTCGTCGCCCCAGTCGTGCAGGATGTACTTCAACAGGTAGAGGTCCGCGGGCGGCACCGATTCCAGGAAATCGCCGGCGAGCACGCCCAAGCGGTCGCCCAGCCCCAGGGCGTGGGCCTGCGCGGCCGCGGCCGGTACGACATGAGGCAGGTCCAGCACGATGCCGCGCAAGGCCGGATTCGCCGCGAGCAGCGCGTGCATCAGGGCGCCGTTTGCGCCACCGATATCGGCCGCGCATCCCACCCCCTCGGTGTCCAGGACGCGCGCGGTGCCTTGCGCCACGGCCGCGGTCATTCCGGTCATGCCCTGGGCGAACCACTGGCCTTCCTCGGGAACCTTGCGGTAGTAGTCCCAGATGTCGTCGTTCAGCGTGGCGGCCGTCTGCTGCTTGCCCGCGCGCACGGCCTCGGGAAGACGTCCCCACGGTGCCCAGTGCCCCGGCGCGGACAAGGCTAGCGCCAGGCCGCGCATGCTGGCCGGATTGTCCTTGGCCAGCATATTCAGCAGGGGCGTCGCGGCGAAGCCCGATGCTGGCGAATAGGTGGCCAGGCCCAGCGCGGCGCAGGCGCGCAGGAGCCGGAATGCGGCGCCGGGATCCAGTTTCTCGCGGCGCGCGAAATCGTCGGCACTGATCGCGCCTTGTCCCAGGTGCTCGGGCAAGCAGTACAGGGCCGCCGCGCGTACGACCTGGGTCGTCCAGTAGGCGGTAATCATGCCCATCATGGTGGTGGCCGCGTCGCGGCCCTTGCTTTCTTCCATCGCGCCTGCTCCTTGGGTTACAGAAACGCGCGGTCGCTGGCCACGCCTTTCCATAACGACGTATCGCCGCCTTTTATTCCCGCCGATTCAAGCCGTCCTGTCCGGAATAAAGCCGCCGGAACGCCCGTTCTATGCGCTGAACGACTTTCCTTTGCCGCCGTACAACCCCACAGGACCGGACGACCATGAAGATTCTGCTCGCGGCTACACCCATTCCCGGCCATGTCGATCTCATGCTGGCGATGGCCCGCATGCTGGCATCGTCGGTGCATGAGGTGCACTTCGCGACGGCAACGGCGTACCAGGCGCGGGTCGAAGCCACCGGTGCGCGCTTCCTGCCGTTCCAGGGTCGCGCCGATGTGGACCTGCCCGACGTCGACGGGATATCCGGCTCGCGCCTCCGATCCGTCGGAATGGCGATGCAGCGGGATTGTCCCGAGCGTGTCCTTTTCGATGCGATACCGGACCAGTACGCGACCCTGCGAGCGACCCTGGTGCGCTACGAGGCGGACATCGTCATCGCCGACAGCCACTGTTTCGGCACCCTGCCCTTGCTGCTCGATCACAGCCGTGCGCGTCCGCGTGTGATGCATTGCGGGGTTTCCTGCCTGAAGTACCGGGTTGCCGACAGCGCCTCCGTATACGCTGGCGATGCCGCGCCCGCCATGCCGGACGCCCGCCGTCATCAGCACGCATGCGAGGCTGATGGCGATACGCCAGGGATGGCGTCGATGCAGCAATACCTGAACGCGCGCCTGGCCGAGGCCGGCGTCGGACCGCTGCGCATGGATGCCCTGACCGCCGCCATCGCGCTGCCGGACGCCTATGCCCAGCCCAGCATTGCGGAGTTCGAGAATTGCGGACGCGCGCTGCCGCCCTCCGTACATTTCCTGGGCGCGCCGAATCCCGCATCGGGCGGAGCCTTGCCCGATTGGGCCTATGAGCTGGACGGGTCGCGCCATGTGGTGCTCGTGACCCAGGGTACGGTGGGCAACGGCGATCCGGGGCGGTTGATCGCGCCGACGCTGGACGCGATGGCGAACGAAGCGGATGTGCTGGTGCTTGCCTGCACCGGGGACCGGCCGGTGCAGGCAATGCGGGGCGCGATTCCGCCCAACGCGCGCCTCACGCCTTTCGTGCCGTTCGGCTGGTTGATGCCCCGGGTGGACGTCGTTGTCACCCACGGGGGCTATGGAACCGTAAACCTGGCCTTGAAGCATGGCGTCCCATTGGTCGTGGCGCCATCGACGGAAGGGGAGTCGGATGTGGCCGCCCGCGTGGCGTGGAGCGGCACGGGGATCGACCTGCGTTCCGGCGGGCGTTCGGCCGTGGGTCTCAGGGCCGCCATACGCGCCGTGCTGGACGAGCAAAGGTACCGCGCAGCGGCCTGCGGAATGGCGATGGCGTTCGCGCGCATCGATACCCGGCTATCGCTCTTGCGGTTGATACGCGAAACCGTCCTTCGCCGGCCGCCGGACGCTGCTTAACCACGGCGTAAGGGCGTCTTAACGAAAGGAAACTTCGCTAGAGGCCGCCGGCGGGGCATAGTTGAGGTATTCCAACGATAGGGAGACGCTTCATGCCGGACGCCGCCACCCCGCTCGAGGCCTGGCTGGACAAGACCGAGACGGTCGAGGATCAGATCACCGCCTTCCCCCTGGCCGCCTTGGCGGCGACCTTGCAGCGTGCCGATCCGGCGGGGGTCGTCCCGCCCTTGTGGCATTGGATGTACTTCCTGCCCATCACCCCCATGGATGAAGTCGGGCCGGACGGCCATGCGCGGCGGGGCGGTTTCCTGCCCCCGGTGCCCCTGCCGCGCCGGATGTGGGCGGGAGGCCGGTTGACTTTTCACGCGCCCTTGCGGGCGGGAGAGCAGGCCACTCGCACGTCGACAATCACGCATATCGAGGACAAGACCGGCCGCAGCGGGCGCCTGGTCTTCGTGACGGTGCAGCACCGCTATGCGGTGGACGGGCAGACGCGGGTGGAGGAAGAGCACGATATCGTTTACCGCGAGGCGCCCGGCCCGCAGGCGGCGCCGCCACGCCCCCAGCCGGCGCCCCAGGACGAAGCATGGTCGCGTGTCGTCGAGCCGGACCCGGTGCTGCTGTTCCGCTATTCCGCCCTGACCTTCAACAGCCACCGCATCCATTACGACCATCCCTATGTGACGCAGGAGGAAGGCTATCCCGGCCTGGTGGTGCATGGGCCGCTGATCGCCACCCTGCTGGTCGACCTTCTGCACCGCGAGCGTCCCGACGCGCGTTTGCGCGCGTTCGCGTTTCGCGCCATACGGCCCACGTTCGCGGGCTCGTCCTTTACGGTGTGCGGCAAGCCGGGCGATGGCGGCGAGGTGTCCCTCTGGGGCAAGGACCACGAGGGTTTCCTGACGATGCAGGCGACCGCCACGCTCGCGTGAACCCATGACCGGCAGCGATGCGGCGGCCGACGCGTCGACACGCAGGGGCTTCACAATCAAGGCTTGGCGACGAAGGACTCACCGACTACGCCGCGCACGCGCGTAGCCACGGTGCCACGGCAGGACCATACGAAAGGTATTTACGCCATGAACGCGCAGGACGCATTCCAGGACATCCGCGAAGCGGTACGTGACCTATGCGGGCAATTTCCGCCCGAGTACTTCCGCCAGATCGACGAGGCGCGCGGCTACCCCGAAGCCTTCGTCGACGCCTTGACCAAGGCGGGATGGCTGGCCGCGCTGATCCCGCAGGAGTACGGCGGATCGGGCCTGGGATTGACCGAAGCATCGGTCATCATGGAGGAAATCAACCGTGCCGGCGGCAATGCCGGTGTGTGCCATGGCCAGATGTACAACATGGGCACGCTGCTGCGTCACGGCTCGGCGGAGCAGAAGCGCGCCTACCTGCCGCGCATCGCCACTGGCGAACTGCGGCTGCAATCGATGGGCGTCACCGAACCGACTACCGGTACCGACACAACCCGCATCAAAACCACGGCGGAGCGGCGGGGCGACCGCTACGTGGTCAACGGACAGAAGGTGTGGATTTCCCGGATACAGCATTCGGACCTGATGATCCTGCTGGCGCGCACCACCCCCTTGCCCGAGGTCAGGCGCAAGTCCGAGGGCATGTCCATCTTCCTGGTGGATCTGCGCGAGGCCATCGGCAAGGGGCTGACCGTGCGCCCGATCCGCAATATGGTCAACCACGAGACCAACGAACTGTTCTTCGAAAACCTGGAGATCCCGGTGGAGAACCGCATCGGGGAGGAAGGACAGGGCTTCAGGTACATCCTGGATGGCCTGAACGCCGAACGCACGCTCATCGCCGCGGAGTGCATCGGCGACGGCCATTGGTTCGTCGACAAGGTCAGCGACTATGCCAAGGAGCGCGTGGTGTTCGGCCGGCCCATCGGGCAGAATCAGGGCGTGCAGTTCCCCATCGCACGCGCCTATGTCAATGTGGAGGCCGCCAGCCTCATGCGGTTCGACGCGGCGCGGCGTTTCGATGCGAACGAGCCGTGCGGGGCACAGGCGAATATGGCCAAGCTGCTGGCGGCCGATGCGTCCTGGGAGGCCGCCAACGCCTGCCTGCAGTTCCATGGCGGGTTCGGCTTCGCCAGCGAGTACGACGTGGAACGCAAGTTCCGCGAGACGCGGTTGTACCAGGTCGCGCCCATATCGACCAACCTGATCCTGGCCTATGTCGCCGAGCACGTGCTGGGCCTGCCGCGCTCGTTCTGAGGAACAGTCATGAGATCGTTGGAAGGCATCAAGGTCATCGCGCTGGAACATGCCATCGCCGCACCATTCTGCACGCGCCAACTGGCGGACCAGGGCGCGCGCGTCATCAAGATCGAACGGCCCGGCACGGGCGACTTCGCCCGCCGCTACGACGAGCGCGTGCACGGCCTGGCCTCGCACTTCGTATGGACCAATCGCTCCAAGGAAAGCCTGACGCTGGACCTGAAGCAGCCGCAGGCGCAGCGCATCCTGCACACCCTGGTCGCCGACGCCGATGTGCTGGTGCAGAATCTCGCACCCGGCGCCGCCGACCGGCTGGGCATGGGCTACACCGCCCTGACGGCGCGGAACCCGCGGCTGATCGTTTGCGATATCTCCGGCTATGGCGCGGACGGGCCTTACCGGGACCGGAAGGCCTACGATCTGCTGATACAAAGCGAATCCGGTTTCCTGTCGGTGACGGGCTCGCCGGACGAACCCGCCAAGGCCGGCTGCTCGATCGCCGATATCGCGGCGGGCATGTACGCCTATACCAGCATACTCAACGCCCTGCTGACGCGGGCGCGCACCGGGCGCGGCTGCCGCATCGATGTGTCGATGCTGGAAAGCATGGTCGAGTGGATGGGCTATCCGCTTTACTACGCGATGGACGGGCAGCCGGCGCCGCCGCGCGCCGGGGCCGCGCATGCGACCATTTATCCCTACGGGCCGTTCCCCGCAGGCGATGGCAAGGTTGTCATGCTGGGCTTGCAGAACGAACGCGAGTGGAAACTGTTTTGCGATGGCGTATTGCGCCAGCCGCAGCTGGCGTACGACGAGCGCTTCGCGAGCAACTCGGCACGGTCACGGGCGCGCGACGCCTTGCGTGAAGTCATCGTTGCCTGTTTCGCCGGGCTGACCGCGCAACAGGTCATCCAACGCCTGGATGCCGTGGGCATTGCCAACGCCCGCATGAACACGCTGCACGAAGTCTGGGAGCATCCGCAGCTTCGCGCGCGCGAGCGCTGGCGCCAGGTCGATGCGCCCGGCGGCCCCATCGCGGCCCTGTTGCCACCAGGAACGACGGACGACACCGATGTCCGGATGGACGCCGTGCCGTCCCTGGGACAGCACACCGAAGCGATACTCGCCGAGCTGGGCTACGACGCCAGCGCAATCGCCGCGCTGCGCGCGTCCGGCGCGGTTTGACCAGGAGCGGACGGGCAGGCGGCGGCCCGCCGCCTGCCTTCGCGCCGCGCCACCAAGGGAGCATCATCATGAGCACTGCACATGCCAGCCGCGAACTCGCACAGTTCGCCGCGCAATTGCGATACGACGCGATACCGGCTCCCGTGGTGGAGCGGACCGTCAACCTGTATGTGGATTGGCTGGGTTCCGGGCTGGCCGGCAAGGGCGCGCGGCCGGTGGATAGCATCGCCCGCTTCGCCCGGCAGGCGGGCGGGGTGGGCGGGGCCGCCGAAGTCCTGATCGACCGCGCCGGCGCGTCGGCCTACTTCGCCGCGATGGTGAACGCCGCCGCTTCGCATTTCGTCGAGCAGGACGATGTACACAATGGCTCGGTGCTGCATCCCGCCACGGTGGTGTTCCCCGTGGTGCTTGCGCTGGCCCAGGCGCATGGCGCATCGGGCCGAGACGTCATCACGGCGGCCGTTGCGGGCTATGAGGTGGGCATCCGCGCCGGGGAGTTCATGGGGCGCAGCCACTACAAGGTCTTCCACACCACCGGCACGGTTGGCACGCTGGCGGCCGCCGCGGCGGCGGGCCGCTTGTTGCGACTGGATCCCGAGCGCATGCTCCATGCCTTCGGTTCGGCCGGCACGCAGGCCAGCGGCTTGTGGGAATTCCTGCGCGACGCGGCCGATTCGAAGCAACTGCACACCGCGATGGCGGCCGCGAACGGATTGATGGCTGCCCAGCTGGCGGCGGACGGCTTCCGCGGCGCC
Coding sequences within it:
- a CDS encoding FAS1-like dehydratase domain-containing protein — its product is MPDAATPLEAWLDKTETVEDQITAFPLAALAATLQRADPAGVVPPLWHWMYFLPITPMDEVGPDGHARRGGFLPPVPLPRRMWAGGRLTFHAPLRAGEQATRTSTITHIEDKTGRSGRLVFVTVQHRYAVDGQTRVEEEHDIVYREAPGPQAAPPRPQPAPQDEAWSRVVEPDPVLLFRYSALTFNSHRIHYDHPYVTQEEGYPGLVVHGPLIATLLVDLLHRERPDARLRAFAFRAIRPTFAGSSFTVCGKPGDGGEVSLWGKDHEGFLTMQATATLA
- the gyrB gene encoding DNA topoisomerase (ATP-hydrolyzing) subunit B; its protein translation is MSDTPNTTPENAGYGADSIKMLKGLEAVRKRPGMYIGDTSDGTGLHHMVFEVVDNAIDEALAGYCDDIVVTIHTDNSISVTDNGRGIPTDIHKEDEFGRSAAEIVMTELHAGGKFDQNSYKVSGGLHGVGVSCVNALSEWLRLTIRRNGEVHEMEFRQGQRVNPLTVTGKTEKRGTEVRFLADPQIFNHIEYHYDILSKRLRELSFLNNGVKIRLVDQRQGKEENFAFSGGVKGFVEYMNRSKTVLHPNVFSVSTESSAGGVPVTVDVAMQWNDSYSENVLCFTNNIPQRDGGTHLTGLRAAMTRVLNKYIADNELAKKAKVETSGDDMREGLNCVLSVKVPEPKFSSQTKDKLVSSEVRPAVEDAVARTLETWLLEHPIDAKALCAKIVEAARAREAARKAREMTRRKSVLEGAGLPGKLADCQEKDPALCELYIVEGDSAGGSAKQGRDRKFQAVLPLRGKVLNVEKARFDRLIASEQIATLITALGTSIGPDFNADKLRYHRLIIMTDADVDGAHIRTLLLTLLYRQMPELVARGYVYIAQPPLYKVKVGRDERYLKDDQEEAIFMMQVALKDAVLVPAEGAEPISGDALSELARQYTLADAVIARASRMIDEAALSAMAEGLEIRIDTPEAAQETAQRLEQALYDPLSPHAVKVYAEVDPTTEKQRLLLHRIRHGNVRVSVIDSTFVAGADYGVLSTSAKTFLGLIGKGAVIARGEGDKRKEVPVSDFREAMRWLRAEAERSVSKQRYKGLGEMNPEQLWETTMDPKVRRLLRVQIEDAIAADEVFTTLMGDEVEPRRAFIETHALSASNIDI
- a CDS encoding methyltransferase: MEESKGRDAATTMMGMITAYWTTQVVRAAALYCLPEHLGQGAISADDFARREKLDPGAAFRLLRACAALGLATYSPASGFAATPLLNMLAKDNPASMRGLALALSAPGHWAPWGRLPEAVRAGKQQTAATLNDDIWDYYRKVPEEGQWFAQGMTGMTAAVAQGTARVLDTEGVGCAADIGGANGALMHALLAANPALRGIVLDLPHVVPAAAAQAHALGLGDRLGVLAGDFLESVPPADLYLLKYILHDWGDDDCIRILENCRRAARPGGRVAVIELALGEPGEPGFGAMMDMNMMVMVAGGRERTVKEYEALLGAAGWRLQSVKSTGTPMIVIEAVSVAAATPVSP
- a CDS encoding acyl-CoA dehydrogenase family protein, producing MNAQDAFQDIREAVRDLCGQFPPEYFRQIDEARGYPEAFVDALTKAGWLAALIPQEYGGSGLGLTEASVIMEEINRAGGNAGVCHGQMYNMGTLLRHGSAEQKRAYLPRIATGELRLQSMGVTEPTTGTDTTRIKTTAERRGDRYVVNGQKVWISRIQHSDLMILLARTTPLPEVRRKSEGMSIFLVDLREAIGKGLTVRPIRNMVNHETNELFFENLEIPVENRIGEEGQGFRYILDGLNAERTLIAAECIGDGHWFVDKVSDYAKERVVFGRPIGQNQGVQFPIARAYVNVEAASLMRFDAARRFDANEPCGAQANMAKLLAADASWEAANACLQFHGGFGFASEYDVERKFRETRLYQVAPISTNLILAYVAEHVLGLPRSF
- the dnaN gene encoding DNA polymerase III subunit beta; its protein translation is MQLVQTTRDALLKPLSTVAGIVERRHTLPILANILMRKEANKVSFIATDLEVQITTQAEFGVGAENESITVAARKLLDILRALPDTGDVKLALASNKLSVQTGKSRFALQTLAASEFPTVAQPEQWDVSLTLTQKSLRHLFNMVYFAMAQQDIRYYLNGMLMVFEPGRLRAVATDGHRLAHCSTDVEGITERHEVIVPRKTVLEMQRLLDDSDAPVSVDVAPGQIRFRFGDVELVSKLVEGKFPDFTRVIPTSYTRHFLVSRDALQGSLQRAAILTTDKFKGVRLQLAQNLMKISSSNAEQEEAQEELDIDYGHEPLDVGFNVSYLLDVLGNVKTEEVKWSVMPDQNASALITLPDDEQFKYVVMPMRI
- a CDS encoding CaiB/BaiF CoA transferase family protein, translated to MRSLEGIKVIALEHAIAAPFCTRQLADQGARVIKIERPGTGDFARRYDERVHGLASHFVWTNRSKESLTLDLKQPQAQRILHTLVADADVLVQNLAPGAADRLGMGYTALTARNPRLIVCDISGYGADGPYRDRKAYDLLIQSESGFLSVTGSPDEPAKAGCSIADIAAGMYAYTSILNALLTRARTGRGCRIDVSMLESMVEWMGYPLYYAMDGQPAPPRAGAAHATIYPYGPFPAGDGKVVMLGLQNEREWKLFCDGVLRQPQLAYDERFASNSARSRARDALREVIVACFAGLTAQQVIQRLDAVGIANARMNTLHEVWEHPQLRARERWRQVDAPGGPIAALLPPGTTDDTDVRMDAVPSLGQHTEAILAELGYDASAIAALRASGAV
- a CDS encoding glycosyltransferase, whose product is MKILLAATPIPGHVDLMLAMARMLASSVHEVHFATATAYQARVEATGARFLPFQGRADVDLPDVDGISGSRLRSVGMAMQRDCPERVLFDAIPDQYATLRATLVRYEADIVIADSHCFGTLPLLLDHSRARPRVMHCGVSCLKYRVADSASVYAGDAAPAMPDARRHQHACEADGDTPGMASMQQYLNARLAEAGVGPLRMDALTAAIALPDAYAQPSIAEFENCGRALPPSVHFLGAPNPASGGALPDWAYELDGSRHVVLVTQGTVGNGDPGRLIAPTLDAMANEADVLVLACTGDRPVQAMRGAIPPNARLTPFVPFGWLMPRVDVVVTHGGYGTVNLALKHGVPLVVAPSTEGESDVAARVAWSGTGIDLRSGGRSAVGLRAAIRAVLDEQRYRAAACGMAMAFARIDTRLSLLRLIRETVLRRPPDAA
- a CDS encoding MmgE/PrpD family protein, with amino-acid sequence MSTAHASRELAQFAAQLRYDAIPAPVVERTVNLYVDWLGSGLAGKGARPVDSIARFARQAGGVGGAAEVLIDRAGASAYFAAMVNAAASHFVEQDDVHNGSVLHPATVVFPVVLALAQAHGASGRDVITAAVAGYEVGIRAGEFMGRSHYKVFHTTGTVGTLAAAAAAGRLLRLDPERMLHAFGSAGTQASGLWEFLRDAADSKQLHTAMAAANGLMAAQLAADGFRGATHILEGPQGMAAGMSTDADPARLLDRLGTRWATLETSFKYHAACRHTHPAADALLAVIGEHGLELADIAQVVAHVHQGAIDVLGNVVVPQTVHQAKFNMGTVLGIVAQRGYAGVNEFEDGYSRPEIAAFRDKVRMVLDEEIDAAYPARWIGKVSVTTTGGRVLHGRVDEPKGDPGNTLSRDEISAKFLRLAAFSGAAGPEEARAMLAHAWELPDQPVVGSVFAARIAA